One part of the candidate division WOR-3 bacterium genome encodes these proteins:
- the nuoF gene encoding NADH-quinone oxidoreductase subunit NuoF, translated as MKKSETLLIKKKYAENIDEYIQKGGFLSLKKVLGDGIPPEKVIEEVKKSGLRGRGGAGFPTGLKWSFIPRDAEKKFLICNADEGEPGTFKDREILLYAPYLLIEGIIISSYAIQAEVSYIYLRKEYKWIYDRIYKAIRETEEIGFLGKNILGSSFNHRIKIFLGAGAYICGEETALLESMEGKKGFPRLKPPYPADKGLFGNPTVINNVETLANIPIIMEMGGENYAKIGVPKSTGTRLISLSGIVRKKGVFEIEQGKITIREIIEDLGEGVKENYHLLGVIPGGISAPPLLPDEIDITYDFESIIEKGSMSGSGAIIVFGFKEDKKNELLKFLKSAVNFFKEESCGKCTPCREGTWAINDILEKIEKRETQIEEGVEIIDGLYKKMKGLCACPLGESCAIITESFLKKYSDVLNLK; from the coding sequence ATGAAAAAATCTGAAACTCTTTTGATAAAGAAAAAATATGCAGAAAATATTGATGAATACATACAAAAAGGTGGATTTTTATCTCTTAAAAAAGTTTTAGGTGATGGAATTCCACCTGAAAAAGTTATTGAGGAAGTTAAAAAAAGTGGATTAAGGGGAAGGGGTGGAGCTGGTTTTCCTACAGGTTTAAAATGGTCTTTTATTCCAAGGGATGCTGAAAAAAAATTTTTAATATGCAATGCTGATGAGGGAGAACCAGGAACTTTTAAGGACAGAGAAATTTTACTCTATGCACCTTATCTTTTAATTGAGGGAATAATAATTTCCTCCTATGCAATTCAGGCTGAAGTCTCATATATATATTTAAGAAAAGAATATAAGTGGATTTATGATAGAATTTATAAGGCAATAAGAGAAACAGAAGAAATAGGATTTCTTGGAAAAAATATTTTAGGAAGTTCCTTCAATCATAGAATAAAAATTTTTCTTGGAGCAGGTGCTTATATATGTGGTGAGGAAACAGCACTTCTTGAGTCAATGGAAGGTAAAAAGGGCTTTCCAAGGTTAAAACCTCCTTATCCAGCAGATAAGGGTCTTTTTGGTAACCCAACCGTAATCAACAATGTTGAAACTCTTGCTAATATTCCAATAATAATGGAGATGGGAGGAGAAAATTATGCAAAAATAGGAGTTCCTAAAAGCACTGGAACAAGACTTATTTCTCTCAGCGGTATTGTGAGAAAAAAAGGAGTTTTTGAAATTGAGCAAGGCAAGATAACAATAAGGGAAATAATTGAAGATTTAGGTGAAGGTGTAAAAGAAAATTATCATCTTCTTGGGGTTATACCAGGTGGAATATCTGCACCTCCTCTTTTACCTGATGAGATTGATATTACCTACGATTTTGAATCAATTATAGAAAAAGGTTCTATGTCAGGTTCAGGTGCAATAATTGTTTTTGGATTTAAGGAAGATAAAAAAAATGAACTTTTAAAATTTTTAAAAAGTGCAGTTAATTTTTTTAAGGAGGAATCTTGTGGAAAATGCACCCCCTGTCGTGAGGGAACATGGGCAATAAATGATATTTTAGAAAAAATTGAAAAAAGAGAAACTCAGATTGAAGAGGGGGTTGAAATAATAGATGGTCTTTATAAGAAAATGAAGGGTTTATGTGCTTGTCCCTTAGGTGAATCCTGTGCAATTATAACTGAATCCTTTTTAAAAAAATATTCTGATGTTTTAAATTTAAAATAA
- a CDS encoding NAD(P)H-dependent oxidoreductase subunit E — translation MSEKIKEKFKEILEYYDNNPFLSLIPILNFIQDEEGFISEERIKEISEFLGIKENLIYETLTFYHFLSLEKKDKKTLYICKNISCLLEGAEEILEYLKENKDKLNFDFKECECIGLCDFAPAGLLDFKPLKNLSIEKIKELNEKI, via the coding sequence TTGAGTGAAAAAATTAAGGAAAAGTTTAAAGAAATTCTGGAATATTACGATAATAATCCCTTTTTATCTTTAATTCCAATTTTAAACTTTATTCAAGATGAAGAAGGCTTTATATCAGAGGAGAGAATAAAAGAAATATCAGAATTTCTTGGAATTAAAGAAAATTTAATTTATGAAACATTAACTTTCTATCATTTTTTAAGTTTAGAAAAAAAGGACAAAAAAACTCTTTATATTTGTAAAAATATTTCCTGTTTACTTGAAGGTGCAGAAGAAATTCTTGAATATCTAAAGGAAAATAAGGATAAGTTAAACTTTGATTTCAAGGAATGTGAATGTATAGGTTTATGTGATTTTGCACCCGCAGGTCTTTTAGATTTTAAACCCTTAAAAAATCTGAGTATTGAAAAAATAAAGGAATTAAATGAAAAAATCTGA
- a CDS encoding PilT/PilU family type 4a pilus ATPase, with translation MAVDLKFLLKKMIEEEASDLHLKAGLPPIYRIHGRLIRTKMEPLTPKDLTEIVKVIMTEEQQKRFISRKELDFAIGVPGLGRFRVNCFIQRGSIAIAMRAIPTNIKTFEELNLPPVIKDICLNPRGLILVTGTTGSGKSTTLAAMINYINMNRAKHIITIEDPIEFLFKDEKSVISQREIGSDTSSFASALKYVLRQDPDVILIGEIRDKATMDTAIKAADTGHLVMSTLHTLNATETINRIISFYPPHQHQHIRIMLASTLVAVISQRLIPRADGKGRVPAVEILINTPRIKELIMDETRQVEIPQAIEEGHYEYKMQTFDQSIMKLYKEGLITLEDALENVTNPDEFKLKLKGIKTAAETWDEPELKIE, from the coding sequence ATGGCTGTTGATTTAAAGTTTTTACTTAAAAAAATGATAGAAGAAGAAGCTTCAGATCTTCATTTAAAAGCAGGACTTCCTCCTATTTATAGAATTCATGGAAGACTTATAAGAACAAAAATGGAACCACTAACACCCAAGGATTTAACTGAAATAGTGAAGGTTATAATGACAGAAGAACAGCAGAAAAGGTTCATATCAAGGAAGGAACTTGATTTTGCAATAGGTGTTCCAGGACTTGGAAGATTCAGAGTTAATTGTTTCATACAGAGGGGAAGTATAGCAATTGCAATGAGAGCTATTCCTACAAACATAAAAACCTTTGAAGAACTTAATTTACCCCCAGTTATAAAAGATATTTGTTTAAATCCAAGGGGACTCATTCTTGTTACAGGAACAACAGGAAGCGGAAAATCCACAACTCTTGCAGCAATGATTAACTACATAAATATGAACAGAGCAAAACACATAATCACAATTGAGGATCCAATTGAATTTTTATTCAAGGATGAAAAATCAGTAATATCCCAGAGAGAAATAGGGAGTGATACTTCTTCTTTTGCGTCTGCTTTAAAGTATGTATTAAGACAGGACCCTGATGTTATACTGATTGGGGAGATTCGTGATAAGGCAACAATGGATACTGCTATAAAGGCAGCTGATACAGGACACCTTGTTATGTCTACCCTTCATACTTTAAATGCAACAGAAACAATTAACAGAATTATTTCCTTTTATCCTCCTCATCAGCATCAGCATATAAGAATTATGCTTGCCTCAACCTTGGTTGCTGTAATTTCCCAGAGATTGATACCAAGAGCAGATGGAAAAGGTAGAGTTCCTGCAGTTGAAATTCTTATTAACACACCGAGGATTAAAGAACTCATAATGGATGAAACAAGGCAAGTGGAAATACCCCAGGCAATTGAAGAAGGGCATTATGAATATAAAATGCAGACTTTTGACCAGTCAATTATGAAGTTATATAAAGAAGGTCTTATAACCCTTGAAGATGCTCTTGAAAATGTAACAAACCCTGATGAATTCAAACTCAAGCTTAAAGGTATAAAAACAGCTGCAGAAACCTGGGACGAACCTGAGCTTAAAATTGAGTGA
- the accB gene encoding acetyl-CoA carboxylase biotin carboxyl carrier protein, with amino-acid sequence MKDKDLEKIEKLIELMDKKGLTEIEIKKPFLKIHLKRGEKVKYEKPKLKSQETETTELRKEKVEVKEKEEIKEREDKFYYITAPLVGTFYRAPAPDAEPYVEVGSHIKPGQVVCIIEAMKIMNEIESEVDGIVREILVKNGEPVEYGQKLFKIELT; translated from the coding sequence ATGAAGGATAAAGATTTAGAGAAGATAGAAAAATTAATAGAATTAATGGACAAAAAGGGTCTTACTGAGATTGAAATAAAGAAACCTTTTTTAAAAATCCATTTAAAAAGAGGAGAAAAAGTTAAATACGAAAAACCAAAATTAAAATCTCAGGAAACTGAAACAACTGAATTGAGAAAAGAGAAAGTTGAAGTAAAAGAAAAAGAAGAAATAAAAGAAAGGGAAGATAAATTTTATTATATAACTGCACCCTTAGTGGGGACTTTTTATAGAGCCCCTGCACCTGATGCAGAGCCCTATGTTGAAGTTGGAAGTCATATAAAACCTGGACAGGTTGTTTGTATAATTGAAGCTATGAAAATTATGAATGAAATAGAATCAGAAGTTGATGGTATTGTTAGAGAAATTTTGGTTAAAAACGGTGAGCCCGTGGAATACGGGCAAAAATTATTTAAAATTGAACTAACTTAA
- the efp gene encoding elongation factor P, producing the protein MPEFRRGMVIKLEGKFYEVIDFQHIMMGRGHAHIRTKLKNIETGQVLEKTLREADYFEEVELREREATFSYAEGDNFIFYDSETYEEIVLNKEQIKNYLLYLKEGQEVRVHYINEKPVGIVLPSAVVLEVVETDPGVRGDTASGGSKPAKLETGLVVKVPLYIKVGEKIKVDTRTGEYIERA; encoded by the coding sequence ATGCCTGAATTCAGACGTGGAATGGTTATAAAGTTAGAAGGAAAATTTTACGAGGTAATAGATTTTCAACATATAATGATGGGAAGAGGTCATGCCCATATAAGGACAAAATTAAAAAATATAGAAACAGGGCAAGTTCTTGAGAAAACATTGAGAGAAGCAGATTATTTTGAAGAAGTGGAATTGAGAGAAAGAGAAGCAACTTTTTCTTATGCAGAGGGGGATAATTTCATTTTCTATGATTCTGAAACCTATGAGGAAATTGTTTTAAATAAGGAGCAGATAAAAAATTATCTTTTATATCTTAAAGAAGGTCAGGAAGTAAGGGTTCATTATATTAATGAAAAACCAGTTGGAATAGTTCTTCCGAGTGCAGTAGTTCTTGAGGTTGTTGAAACGGATCCTGGTGTGAGAGGAGATACTGCTTCAGGTGGTTCAAAACCTGCAAAGCTTGAAACAGGTCTTGTTGTAAAAGTTCCCCTTTATATAAAGGTTGGTGAAAAAATAAAAGTTGATACAAGAACCGGGGAATATATAGAAAGAGCATGA
- a CDS encoding aminopeptidase P family protein, whose product MKRKSLKKISEVSLSGLTSLKKRVEFLKNLLEVNEADGFFINNLQNVFYLTGFTGSSGYVLITRNKNYFLTDFRYMLQSKKEVSNLFKIVIIKKFDEIFDLLKEGKTLLCEKESLTLDLYEELKKKKLKIKPISSPVLDLRVYKNEEEIEKIRKAQKFSEKVLKKALSILKPDKTKEIELALEIEYEMKRNGFQVAFPTIVASGKHSALPHAKPRNVTIKNNSILLIDMGSVYKGYHSDMTRTFWVGNNPPDWFKEIYEITLNALSMVEEKIKIGMHVRDVDNIARSYITERGYGEKFGHGLGHGVGIEIHEKPSLSPRGKEIIDKGMVFTIEPGIYLENKGGVRIEDLACINKKGELEILTGFEKRLKKI is encoded by the coding sequence ATGAAAAGGAAATCACTGAAAAAAATTTCAGAAGTTTCATTGAGTGGATTAACCTCCTTAAAAAAACGAGTTGAATTTTTAAAAAATTTATTAGAAGTTAATGAAGCTGACGGTTTTTTTATTAACAATTTGCAAAATGTGTTTTATCTCACAGGTTTTACAGGTTCTTCAGGATATGTTCTTATAACAAGGAATAAAAATTATTTTTTAACTGATTTCAGGTATATGTTACAGTCAAAAAAAGAAGTCTCAAATCTTTTTAAAATTGTAATAATAAAGAAATTTGATGAAATTTTTGACCTTTTAAAAGAGGGAAAAACTCTGCTCTGTGAAAAGGAAAGTTTAACCCTTGATTTATATGAAGAATTAAAAAAGAAAAAATTAAAAATAAAACCCATAAGTTCACCTGTTCTGGATTTGAGAGTTTATAAAAATGAGGAAGAAATTGAAAAAATAAGAAAAGCACAGAAATTTTCAGAGAAAGTATTGAAAAAAGCACTATCTATTTTAAAACCAGATAAAACAAAGGAAATTGAACTTGCCTTGGAAATTGAATATGAGATGAAAAGAAATGGATTTCAAGTTGCTTTTCCCACAATAGTTGCTTCAGGTAAACATTCAGCCTTGCCACATGCAAAGCCAAGAAATGTCACAATTAAGAACAATTCTATACTCCTGATTGATATGGGAAGTGTTTACAAGGGATATCACTCGGATATGACAAGAACTTTCTGGGTTGGTAATAATCCTCCTGACTGGTTTAAGGAGATTTATGAAATTACATTAAATGCCCTTTCTATGGTTGAGGAAAAAATTAAAATAGGAATGCACGTCAGAGATGTGGATAATATAGCAAGAAGTTATATAACCGAAAGAGGTTATGGAGAAAAATTTGGTCATGGTTTAGGGCATGGTGTAGGAATTGAAATTCATGAAAAACCTTCACTTTCTCCAAGAGGAAAAGAAATAATTGATAAAGGTATGGTTTTCACAATAGAGCCTGGAATATATCTTGAAAATAAAGGTGGAGTTAGGATTGAGGATTTAGCCTGTATAAATAAAAAGGGAGAACTTGAAATTCTAACAGGTTTTGAAAAAAGACTTAAAAAAATTTAA
- a CDS encoding tetratricopeptide repeat protein: MNGEFKEIEELFSKWEKEGRKSRTFAALADAYRKRKMYDEALAVLEEGLKIHPDYQVAHFIKAKVHLERNELELARESLKRVLEIDENHLVALRLLAETCEKLGREEEALDYYKKLYDLDPLTSEVEDKIKTLEEKLKVQSAQFSEEKVEITEEFLKEEPILSKEKIDEEDLLKEEIPITEEKLTEKFLEEEPILGEEKLLIEEEFLKEETLLGEEKLIEEKEEILKEEVLLSEEKILESEEILKEEIPVIEEKTIANEELLTPPDEPLLDILEEKEVLGTELELPEIPEEAKEILKEIEKETEAIEEEKLKDFKFVEDILEKKEEKFISIEDIKKEEKSSEESEFETTDVEEIIKEAETIEIKEIFEEKEEKLSGHPSQFLEEIEKEEKIEKKEELIIGTEEEVPLSEIFKEPERPSESIEEIIIEKSEEKGLIELIEEKKEEVKFIEEKKEIEEKEQKLEIKEEKIEEAELPEEVSELFEEFEEEKKEIEPEKYEEKTIKEKTDEKEITEKNFRSFIEWINLLKKTS; encoded by the coding sequence ATGAACGGTGAATTTAAAGAAATTGAAGAGCTATTTAGTAAATGGGAAAAGGAAGGAAGAAAGTCAAGGACTTTTGCAGCACTTGCTGATGCTTATAGAAAAAGAAAAATGTATGATGAGGCGCTTGCTGTTCTTGAGGAGGGATTAAAAATACATCCTGATTATCAGGTAGCACATTTTATAAAAGCAAAGGTTCACCTTGAAAGAAACGAGCTTGAACTTGCAAGGGAAAGTTTAAAAAGAGTTTTAGAAATAGATGAGAATCATCTTGTGGCTTTAAGACTTTTAGCAGAAACCTGTGAAAAATTAGGAAGAGAAGAAGAGGCTTTAGATTATTATAAAAAACTTTATGACCTTGACCCTTTAACTTCAGAGGTTGAAGATAAAATAAAGACTCTTGAAGAGAAATTAAAAGTTCAGAGTGCTCAATTTTCTGAAGAAAAGGTAGAAATAACCGAGGAATTTTTAAAAGAAGAACCTATTTTAAGTAAAGAAAAAATTGACGAAGAAGATCTTTTAAAGGAGGAAATCCCTATAACCGAGGAAAAATTAACTGAGAAATTCTTAGAAGAAGAACCTATTTTAGGTGAAGAAAAATTATTAATAGAGGAAGAATTTTTAAAGGAAGAAACCCTTTTAGGAGAAGAAAAACTCATCGAAGAGAAAGAAGAAATTTTGAAAGAAGAAGTACTTTTAAGTGAGGAAAAAATTTTAGAAAGTGAAGAAATATTAAAAGAAGAAATACCTGTGATTGAAGAAAAAACTATAGCTAATGAAGAACTTTTAACTCCTCCTGATGAACCACTTCTTGATATTCTTGAAGAAAAAGAAGTATTAGGTACAGAGTTAGAATTACCTGAAATTCCAGAAGAAGCGAAAGAAATTTTGAAAGAAATTGAAAAAGAAACAGAAGCTATTGAAGAAGAAAAATTAAAAGATTTTAAGTTTGTCGAGGATATTCTTGAAAAGAAGGAAGAGAAGTTTATTAGTATAGAAGATATAAAGAAAGAAGAAAAAAGCAGTGAAGAATCAGAGTTTGAAACTACTGATGTAGAAGAAATAATAAAAGAAGCTGAAACTATTGAAATAAAGGAGATATTTGAAGAAAAAGAAGAAAAATTGAGTGGACATCCTTCTCAATTTTTAGAAGAAATTGAAAAGGAAGAAAAAATAGAAAAAAAAGAAGAATTAATAATTGGAACTGAAGAAGAGGTTCCCTTAAGTGAAATTTTTAAAGAACCTGAAAGACCTTCTGAGAGTATAGAGGAAATTATTATAGAAAAATCAGAAGAAAAGGGACTTATAGAGTTAATTGAAGAGAAAAAGGAAGAGGTAAAATTTATTGAAGAAAAGAAAGAAATTGAAGAAAAAGAGCAAAAGCTTGAAATAAAAGAAGAAAAAATTGAAGAAGCAGAATTACCAGAGGAAGTTTCAGAACTCTTTGAGGAATTTGAAGAAGAAAAAAAGGAAATTGAACCAGAAAAATATGAGGAAAAAACTATAAAGGAGAAAACTGATGAAAAGGAAATCACTGAAAAAAATTTCAGAAGTTTCATTGAGTGGATTAACCTCCTTAAAAAAACGAGTTGA
- a CDS encoding NADH-quinone oxidoreductase subunit L, translated as MTYKIIFLFLIISPLIGSVLQGIFGFKDVKKSGFLATFFVFLSLLFHFKFRGVEGEYFYIPFITFSDIEVNFSFLIDRLNFLMGLMVTLVSGLIHLYSTGYMKKDDSPYRYFAFLNLFVFFMLLIVYSGNFLLMFVGWEGVGLCSYLLISYESWRNEARDAGTKAFLITRFADFGFILFLLIYFKIFNTFEISVLLEKPSNPLIPLLLISGILAACGKSAQFPFYVWLPDAMEGPTPVSALIHAATMVTAGVFLLIKIFPLLSLYPQILNIIIFLSTLTFLLSGVIAIFERDLKRILAYSTISQIGYMFFAIGISYPLLAFLHLLTHAFFKALLFLSSGNVMHIIHKKIDIFETRGIRKIHPFTSYTFLLGSLALSGFPLTGGFISKELIINASFKNLFLFYLASIGAFLTSFYIIRGYTLCFEGEPSKKLHEKIEGTMNISLLILSIFVILTGLNIFEEFYFKNFGEEITFYNPLLYQFFPLFLSITGIYLALKVYLKKPIQFKERIYRILNFYDFLVSKIIYGIIIFFSKFISKIFDRGIIDFLIVEGSGRFTILSGKLIFNLFIRKPSFYITLLILVFFLIIIFSL; from the coding sequence ATGACATATAAAATAATTTTCCTTTTCCTTATTATTTCTCCACTTATTGGTTCTGTATTACAGGGTATCTTCGGGTTTAAAGACGTTAAAAAAAGTGGTTTTTTAGCAACCTTTTTTGTTTTCCTTTCTCTCCTTTTTCATTTTAAATTCAGAGGTGTTGAAGGAGAATACTTTTACATTCCCTTTATCACCTTTTCTGATATAGAGGTTAATTTTTCTTTTTTAATTGATAGACTAAATTTTTTAATGGGTTTAATGGTAACACTTGTTTCAGGTTTAATTCACCTTTATTCAACAGGTTATATGAAAAAGGATGATTCCCCTTACAGATATTTTGCCTTTTTAAATTTATTTGTTTTTTTCATGCTCCTTATAGTTTATTCAGGAAATTTTCTTCTAATGTTTGTAGGATGGGAAGGAGTTGGACTTTGCTCTTATTTACTAATTTCCTATGAATCTTGGAGAAATGAGGCAAGGGATGCTGGAACAAAGGCTTTTCTTATAACAAGATTTGCGGATTTTGGTTTCATTTTATTCCTTTTAATTTATTTCAAAATATTCAATACCTTTGAGATAAGTGTACTTTTAGAAAAACCTTCTAACCCTTTAATACCCCTTCTTTTAATATCAGGAATTTTGGCAGCCTGTGGAAAGTCAGCTCAGTTTCCCTTTTATGTATGGTTACCTGATGCTATGGAAGGTCCAACTCCTGTTTCTGCACTTATTCATGCAGCTACAATGGTAACAGCAGGAGTTTTTCTTCTTATAAAAATTTTCCCACTGTTAAGTTTGTATCCACAAATTTTAAATATAATAATTTTTTTATCTACTTTAACCTTTTTATTATCAGGAGTTATAGCAATTTTTGAAAGGGATTTAAAAAGAATTTTAGCCTATTCTACAATATCTCAGATTGGTTATATGTTTTTTGCAATAGGTATATCCTATCCCCTTCTTGCCTTTCTTCACCTTTTAACCCATGCTTTTTTTAAAGCTCTTTTATTTTTATCCTCTGGAAATGTTATGCATATTATTCATAAGAAAATAGATATATTTGAAACAAGAGGAATTAGAAAAATTCATCCTTTTACTTCCTATACCTTTCTTTTAGGTTCCCTTGCACTTTCAGGTTTTCCTTTAACAGGTGGATTTATAAGTAAAGAACTTATAATAAATGCTTCTTTTAAAAATTTATTTTTATTTTATCTTGCTTCAATAGGTGCTTTTTTAACATCCTTTTATATAATAAGGGGGTATACCTTATGTTTTGAAGGTGAACCCTCAAAAAAACTTCACGAAAAAATTGAAGGTACAATGAATATATCTCTTTTAATTTTATCAATTTTTGTTATTCTAACAGGTCTTAATATTTTTGAGGAATTTTATTTTAAAAATTTTGGAGAAGAAATTACTTTTTATAATCCTCTTTTATATCAATTTTTTCCCTTGTTTTTATCAATAACAGGGATTTATCTTGCTCTTAAAGTTTATTTGAAAAAGCCTATCCAATTTAAGGAAAGAATTTATAGAATTTTAAATTTTTATGATTTCCTTGTTTCTAAAATTATTTATGGGATAATAATTTTCTTTTCAAAATTTATTTCAAAAATATTTGATAGGGGGATTATAGACTTTTTGATTGTAGAAGGAAGCGGCAGATTCACTATTTTATCAGGAAAGCTTATATTTAATCTTTTCATAAGAAAACCTTCCTTTTATATTACCCTTTTAATTCTTGTATTTTTCCTTATTATAATTTTTTCACTTTGA
- a CDS encoding NADH-quinone oxidoreductase subunit K — MNLESFAVIFSFFLSLLIILFKRSFVYFLIGVEIAFNSLLLLFVMNITKKGFENAIFFLYILAIIAGETAIGLSILLNLTKERGEDNYDI, encoded by the coding sequence ATGAATCTTGAAAGTTTTGCAGTAATCTTTTCTTTTTTCCTTTCTCTTTTAATAATTCTATTCAAAAGAAGTTTTGTTTATTTTTTAATTGGAGTTGAAATAGCTTTTAACTCCCTTCTTCTTCTTTTTGTTATGAATATAACAAAAAAGGGTTTTGAAAATGCTATCTTTTTCCTTTATATACTTGCCATAATTGCAGGTGAAACAGCAATAGGACTTTCTATTTTACTTAATTTAACAAAGGAAAGGGGAGAAGATAATTATGACATATAA
- a CDS encoding NADH-quinone oxidoreductase subunit J yields the protein MKILFLLLPLTTFLILISKKLSRLLFYFFLNSLITGILYFYLNNPLFGLLIIFLYIGTILVIFVFILPLIKIEKTLKEKKFNLFIYLMLSYILIFISFNISNYFDKKTIYFNIKKLSNFLIKDYIGFELVSVLLLVTIVGSFLLIRDES from the coding sequence ATGAAAATTTTATTTTTACTTTTACCACTTACCACCTTTTTAATTTTAATTTCTAAAAAATTATCCCGTCTTCTTTTTTATTTTTTCCTAAATTCGTTAATAACAGGAATTCTATATTTTTACTTGAATAATCCTCTATTTGGACTTTTGATAATTTTTCTCTATATAGGGACAATTCTTGTAATTTTTGTTTTTATTTTACCCTTAATAAAAATTGAAAAAACTTTAAAAGAAAAAAAATTTAATCTTTTTATTTATCTTATGTTATCCTATATTCTTATTTTTATTTCCTTTAATATTTCAAATTATTTTGATAAAAAAACAATTTATTTTAACATCAAAAAACTGAGCAATTTTCTTATAAAGGATTACATAGGGTTTGAGCTTGTTTCAGTTTTACTTTTAGTTACTATTGTAGGTTCATTTTTGCTTATTAGGGATGAATCTTGA
- the nuoI gene encoding NADH-quinone oxidoreductase subunit NuoI, giving the protein MLKPLILVFKHLFKKKKTVEYPEKKKEMYFRTRWKHRLQRWENGLERCIGCMLCAGACPTDAIYIEAEENDPENPISHAERYAKVYEIDYGRCILCGFCVEACPTEALVMDKFFELAGTSRRGMVLTKDELLDPPQTPAKRAWLSFERRGDPKGGAIIIPKEETPQK; this is encoded by the coding sequence ATGTTAAAACCTTTAATCCTTGTTTTTAAGCATTTATTTAAAAAGAAAAAAACAGTTGAGTATCCCGAAAAGAAAAAGGAAATGTATTTTAGAACAAGATGGAAACACAGATTGCAGAGATGGGAAAATGGACTTGAAAGATGCATAGGATGTATGTTATGTGCAGGAGCTTGCCCTACTGATGCCATTTATATTGAAGCTGAAGAAAATGATCCTGAAAATCCTATATCTCATGCTGAAAGATATGCAAAGGTTTACGAAATAGATTATGGAAGGTGTATTTTATGTGGATTTTGTGTAGAAGCATGTCCCACAGAAGCTCTTGTTATGGATAAATTTTTTGAACTTGCTGGAACTTCAAGAAGGGGGATGGTCCTTACAAAGGATGAACTTTTGGATCCACCCCAAACTCCTGCAAAGAGAGCATGGCTATCTTTTGAAAGGAGGGGTGATCCAAAGGGTGGAGCTATTATTATTCCAAAAGAGGAAACTCCACAAAAATGA